The Oscillatoria sp. FACHB-1407 nucleotide sequence CCTCAGGATAGTCCAGAATGAATGCCTGAGATGCAGAACAGAGCCGATCAGCGGGGTTATAGCCGTAGCTACATTCAATGGGGCGGAGGCGAGTCAGGAAGCTTTCCCAGTATCCGAGTTTGAGCCATTGCTTCTGCCGTAAGCTTTCTGACCAAAGCTATAATTTCATATCCTGTGGATTGTCCTCAGGATAGTCCACAGGTGGACTACCTCAGCATTTTTGCTGATGATTGGGGGCGATCGCCCATTTAGCTCCAAAGTGTTACGAAGTTTTCCGGGTTACTTCTCTATGGAGAGAGTTTTAGACTGGGTCTGATTTGGCTTGCTCATCGACCTGATGACTCATCACCCCATGAACCCATCCACAAATAAGAGCCCGTTGGTTAACCGATTGTTTGAACATATTCCCCCTGAGGTCGCAACGACATTTACCCCGCTGCAACTAGAGGCACTGAATCAAGCCTCTTATCATCTAACCTGGAAAACTCATGCTGTCGATATTCGCTGGTCAATTCCGTCTCCGGTGCGGTTTTATCTGGTGCTTTTAGCAGGACGGGAACAGCGATCGCCCCAACGACGATTGGCTGAGCGTCGTCAACGACCCGTTTGGAAGCCTGCCAATATCGCCGTAATCACGACTGCAATCGCAGTTCTTGCACTCTCTACTGTTGGCATTCAAAAGTTTGTCTTACCGACGATCGCCGCGATGCAAAGCACTCAATCCCATCCGACGGGAATTCCCTGGTTGCAAACCAAAACGGAGTGTCAAAACACAGGGCGCGTCTGGAAGGATGGCACTTGTTGGGATCGGGAGCATGATGCTTCGTTTTAAGGGGATGAGTTAACTGGTGGGGCAGCGGGTTTCCATAGGGCGATCGCTGCCCCTACTAGCATCAAGCTCATTCCCAATCCATCCCTCAACGTAATCGCCTCACTCAGGACGATCGCCCCCACAACCACCGCCACAATCGGTGATAGAAAAGCATACATTCCGGCTCGCCCCGATCCCCAGACGCGCAACAGATGCAGATAGACGGTGAAGCCGAAGATTGTGCCAAAGATGACTAAGAATAACCAGGAATAAATTACAGGAGTGTTAATGGCGGTGCGATGAAATGCACTCGTCTCATGTAGGGCGATCGCCCATAACCCTAGCAGCGTTGCTCCAACGGTATTACAAAAAGCACTGACGACAATTGGCGAGGGTCGTGACGGAATCCGACGTGAGAGTACGGAGCCAAAGCAATAAGCAAACGTTCCTAAAACGACTGCGACGATGCCTTCTAACCGTGTTCCGTTGGAGTTGCCGCCCAAAAAGAGAAGCATTAGCCCAGGTAAACCAACCGTGCAAGCGAGTAATTGACGCGGTTGAGGATGACGTTTTTCCAGTAGAGCCTCTGCCGCAATTAAGCTAATCGGGATCAGTGAGAGATTAATCACAGCCGCTAGACCAGAGTCAATGCGAGCAATGCCCCAAAAGATGGGTCCATAGGACAGCGTGACCGTGAACAGGGCAACCAGCAGCAAGCGGGGAAGGGCAGCGGCAGGGGGCAACTGAAGCCTGCCAAAAACTCGACTGATGCTTCCTAGCAATAATCCTGCGGCTAAAAAACGAGAACTGGCAAACAGCAAGGGGGG carries:
- a CDS encoding DMT family transporter, whose amino-acid sequence is MSTQPADPIEATAPATRDVLLFSALCIVWGLTWVPLRIGTIAIPPLLFASSRFLAAGLLLGSISRVFGRLQLPPAAALPRLLLVALFTVTLSYGPIFWGIARIDSGLAAVINLSLIPISLIAAEALLEKRHPQPRQLLACTVGLPGLMLLFLGGNSNGTRLEGIVAVVLGTFAYCFGSVLSRRIPSRPSPIVVSAFCNTVGATLLGLWAIALHETSAFHRTAINTPVIYSWLFLVIFGTIFGFTVYLHLLRVWGSGRAGMYAFLSPIVAVVVGAIVLSEAITLRDGLGMSLMLVGAAIALWKPAAPPVNSSP